One window from the genome of Eucalyptus grandis isolate ANBG69807.140 chromosome 7, ASM1654582v1, whole genome shotgun sequence encodes:
- the LOC104456693 gene encoding bZIP transcription factor 53-like has product MGSVRRQASSGSDGDPRLGGVADDERKRKRMESNRESARRSRMRRQKQLGDLVGEVGQLQQANAQLAVSINAAAQKYAEVELANNVLRAQAMELTERLRSLNSVLEIVEVVSGLVIDIPEIPDPLMKPWQIPCPIQPIIASADLFEC; this is encoded by the coding sequence ATGGGTTCGGTTCGGCGTCAGGCGAGCTCGGGATCCGATGGCGACCCGAGGCTCGGTGGGGTGGCCGATGatgaaaggaagaggaagaggatggaGTCCAACAGGGAATCCGCCAGGCGCTCCCGGATGAGGAGGCAGAAGCAGCTGGGGGATTTGGTTGGAGAAGTGGGGCAACTGCAGCAGGCTAACGCTCAGCTCGCGGTGAGTATCAATGCTGCTGCGCAGAAGTATGCCGAGGTCGAGTTGGCAAACAATGTCCTCAGGGCCCAGGCCATGGAGCTTACCGAGAGGCTCCGGTCCCTGAACTCGGTACTCGAGATCGTGGAGGTGGTCAGTGGGCTGGTGATTGATATTCCCGAGATACCCGACCCGTTGATGAAGCCCTGGCAGATCCCATGTCCGATACAACCCATAATAGCGTCCGCAGACCTGTTTGAGTGCTGA